Part of the Labilibaculum antarcticum genome, TCGGCAGCCAAAGGTCCAATTACTGCAATTGACTTGATTTGTTTGGACAGAGGAAGTAATTGCTTCTCATTTTTTAAAAGTACCATTGATCGTTTGGCGACTGTTCTGGATGCATCTCTGTTTTCCTTACTATATATCAGTTCTTTCTCACGTTCCTTATTTGAATATTTATAAGGATCTTCAAAAAGACCAAGCTTGTATTTGATTTTTAGAATTCGGAGAACAGCATCATCAATCAATTTCTCATCAACGTTCCCTTCTTCTGCCAGTTCAGCTAAATGGTTGATATAAGCATTGGATTCCATATCCATATCCGAGCCAGCTTTAATTGCAAGTAGAGCTGCTTCTTTTAGATCCTCAGCTGCACCATGAGTGGATATTTCAACAATACTAGCCCAGTCGGAAACAACAAATCCTTCAAAGTTCCATTGTCCTTTTAATAGTTCACGTTGTAAATACGGATTTGCAGTAGAGGGAGTTCCATTGATGATATTAAATGAGTTCATAAATGTACTAACGCCTGCTTCTGCAACTGCTTTAAAAGGTGGCAAAACGATATTGTGTAGTGTGTATGTTCCAATGTCAACTGTATTATAGTCTCTTCCAGATTCTGAAAAAGCATAGCCGGCAAAGTGTTTGGCACAAGCGGCAATGGTGTTGTTTTCAGATAAATTTTCACCTTGGAATCCTTTTACTCGAGCTACAGATAAAACACTTGCCAAATAAGGATCTTCGCCACAGCCTTCCATTACTCTTCCCCATCGGGCATCTCTACCCACATCCATCATTGGCGCAAATGTCCATTGTAATCCGGCAGCCGAAGCTTCTTTGGCGGCTACTTGTGCCGATAATTTCACGATCTCTGGATCCCAGGATGAGGCATCACCCAATGGAATTGGGAACATGGTTTTGTATCCGTGAATAACATCGTAGCCAAAAATCATTGGTATGCCTAAACGGCTGTTCTCAACCGCTAGTTTTTGAGCCTCACGAGTTGCATCTGCACCTGTTACATTTAGCATAGAGCCAACTTTTCCTTGTTTAATTTCCTCCAACTGGTCTTGTGAATCATTATTTTTAGGAGCAGGACCAGTCATTTCCCATCTGCTTGTACGCTGATTTAATTGACCGATTTTTTCCTCCAAAGTCATTTTCGAGAGGAGATCTTCAACAAAGACATCTTCTTTCGAAGTCGTATTTTCTTTTTGATTACATGACGAAAGCAGGAGTAGAGAGAGTATTATGAGGTTCATTTTTGTTATCATTCTTACATCAATTTATGTGTTGTGTTTTATCTATTTCACTTCAATTAAGAGTGTTTCTTTTATTTCTTTTGAGGATACACCTATCAGTAGTTTAAATTGTCCTTCTTCAAGTTTCCAATCCATAATTGAATCATCAAAAAAAGCGAGATCTTTTGCTGGTATTTGCAGGCTGACTGTTGTTTCTTCACCAGCATTCAAGAGTACCTTTTTGAATGCTTTTAGTTCTTTAAAAGGTCTTAAAACAGATGATTGAACATCGTTTACATATATTTGTATTACTTCAGCCCCTTTTTCTTTTCCGGTGTTTTCTATTTCACAAGAGACTGTTATGATGTCATCTTTTTTATAGGAAGTTTTATCTGATTCTGCTTTTGAAATCATGAAAGATGTATAGGATAAACCATATCCAAAGGCATACAATGGCTTGATGTTTTTTGTATCGTGCCAGCGGTAACCCACTAATATATCTTCTTTATATTCTTGATTGGTACCATCGCCAGGGTAGGAGAGTTCATCGAAAGAATGAGCCGCATTGTCCTCTAATTTCACAGGAAATGAAAATGGTAATTTCCCCGAAGGATTTACATCTCCCGAAAGAATATCCGCTATGGCACGTCCGGCTTCACTACCTAAATACCAGGTTTGCACAATTCCTTTAACTTGATCCACCCATGGTATTTCAACAGCATTTCCGCTTACCAGTATCACTGCCGTATTTTTGTTGATTTTCACTATTTCGGATATCAAATCATCCTGACCAAATGGCAATGAAAAATGTTTACGGTCATCTCCCTCGCAATCTTGGTGATGGTTTTTATTCAAGCCACCTAGAAAAAGAACG contains:
- the bglX gene encoding beta-glucosidase BglX, with the translated sequence MITKMNLIILSLLLLSSCNQKENTTSKEDVFVEDLLSKMTLEEKIGQLNQRTSRWEMTGPAPKNNDSQDQLEEIKQGKVGSMLNVTGADATREAQKLAVENSRLGIPMIFGYDVIHGYKTMFPIPLGDASSWDPEIVKLSAQVAAKEASAAGLQWTFAPMMDVGRDARWGRVMEGCGEDPYLASVLSVARVKGFQGENLSENNTIAACAKHFAGYAFSESGRDYNTVDIGTYTLHNIVLPPFKAVAEAGVSTFMNSFNIINGTPSTANPYLQRELLKGQWNFEGFVVSDWASIVEISTHGAAEDLKEAALLAIKAGSDMDMESNAYINHLAELAEEGNVDEKLIDDAVLRILKIKYKLGLFEDPYKYSNKEREKELIYSKENRDASRTVAKRSMVLLKNEKQLLPLSKQIKSIAVIGPLAADKDIPLGSWRAKAVKNSAVSLLEGIQATVSPKTIINYSKGCNLTLGDRGFRTKLSYEENDKSGFSDAIKAAQKSEVVIMAIGEDCWQSGEARSQTDIRLKGLQLDLFNAIKKVNKNIIVVLMNGRPLAIPELAKDADAILETWFAGSEAGNAIADVLFGDYNPSGKLTISFPRNVGQCPIYYNHMNTGRPSAGGNVFWSHYTDSPNTPLYPFGYGLSYTDFEYGELTCSKTTITKNESIEVNLSLTNSGKYEGEEIIQLYIQDPKAKYARPVKELKRFKKVNLQSGESKNISFTLKAKDFGYYSPEGEFLIESGEYYIYVGGNSQEVQQISFSIIG